A single genomic interval of Halomonas sp. GT harbors:
- a CDS encoding TetR/AcrR family transcriptional regulator — protein sequence MARPRQHAPDALHAQVMHACDEWLAKQPVHGLSLRALAREVGCAPSTLLKLYGSFNNLLQHVNVETLARLQHTITSLAEDDPEPWLRSLALAYWRFAEQGCYRWQLLFDYPLAQEGELDQRQSDLIEALFTQVETSLKRYQPALDDLEARRLGRTLWGSVHGLVQLGLNERLGYWQGQQLKVDELLDQLMSTVLAGLRHREAAT from the coding sequence ATGGCCCGTCCTAGACAGCATGCGCCCGATGCCCTCCACGCGCAGGTCATGCACGCTTGTGATGAGTGGTTGGCTAAGCAGCCAGTCCATGGTTTGTCACTGCGTGCCCTGGCCAGAGAAGTGGGCTGCGCGCCAAGTACGCTGCTTAAATTATATGGCAGCTTTAATAACTTATTGCAGCACGTCAATGTCGAAACGTTGGCACGCTTACAGCATACCATTACTAGCCTGGCAGAAGATGATCCTGAGCCATGGCTGCGCTCGCTAGCGCTCGCTTATTGGCGCTTCGCTGAGCAAGGCTGCTACCGCTGGCAGTTGCTATTTGATTACCCACTGGCCCAAGAAGGCGAGCTGGATCAGCGCCAGAGCGATCTTATTGAAGCGCTGTTTACTCAGGTGGAAACGTCGTTGAAACGGTATCAGCCAGCATTGGATGATCTTGAAGCACGACGTCTTGGTCGCACTCTTTGGGGGAGCGTACACGGCTTGGTACAGCTTGGATTAAATGAGCGCCTAGGCTATTGGCAAGGTCAGCAGTTGAAGGTGGATGAACTGCTGGATCAGCTAATGAGTACGGTGCTGGCTGGCCTGCGTCACCGGGAGGCGGCGACGTGA
- a CDS encoding 1-acyl-sn-glycerol-3-phosphate acyltransferase: MVRCSLRRVIYVVMRMCYRFSVHGQENVPKRGAALVVCNHVSFMDALVLGGGSPRPLRFVMDQPIFESRWLKWWFQLVGAIPIESERHSPGALRRTLDEVSHALREGDVVMVFPEGRITPDGDIHAFRRGLETILARDNVPVIPAGLAGLWGSWTSHYGGKALKKWPSRFRAPVSLHFGPPVLVHEVEDIALRRYLEARVRALKAAGDSEITRR, encoded by the coding sequence ATGGTTCGCTGCTCGCTGCGTCGCGTCATCTATGTCGTTATGCGTATGTGTTATCGGTTCTCTGTACACGGCCAAGAGAACGTACCTAAGCGTGGCGCTGCCCTGGTCGTCTGTAACCACGTCAGTTTTATGGATGCGTTGGTGTTAGGCGGCGGTAGCCCCAGGCCACTGCGGTTTGTGATGGACCAGCCTATTTTTGAATCTCGTTGGCTTAAGTGGTGGTTCCAGCTAGTGGGCGCGATTCCGATTGAATCAGAGCGGCATAGTCCTGGTGCACTGCGTCGAACGCTGGATGAGGTGAGTCACGCGCTTCGCGAAGGTGATGTCGTAATGGTGTTTCCTGAAGGGCGTATCACCCCAGATGGCGATATCCACGCTTTTAGGCGCGGGCTCGAAACCATTCTTGCCCGCGATAATGTGCCCGTCATTCCAGCTGGCCTAGCAGGGCTGTGGGGGTCTTGGACATCACACTACGGCGGCAAGGCACTTAAAAAATGGCCGTCACGTTTTCGTGCGCCGGTCAGCTTACACTTCGGGCCGCCGGTATTGGTTCATGAGGTAGAGGATATTGCCTTGCGCCGCTATTTAGAGGCTCGTGTGAGGGCGCTGAAGGCAGCGGGTGATAGCGAAATCACCCGCCGTTAG
- a CDS encoding HlyC/CorC family transporter, whose product MSDDFPLGLLFGLLAILILLSAFFSSSETGMMSINRYRLSHQANSGDRRAKRVMRLLTRPDRLIGVILIGNNFVNNLAASIATIIAIHFFGDVSGPAISTALLTITILIFAEVTPKTYAAIKPERIAYPTSLGLEPLLKLLYPLVWLVNVISNGLLRLMGVKSVENGGDSLTRDELRTVVHEAGTLIPYRHRAMLLSILDLENVTVNDIMVPRHEVLGIDLDDTLEDILTQIRTSQHTRLPVYKGDINNIIGMLHLRNAARFLSRSEVTKAAIVQEAREPYFIPESTPLHTQLLNFQKQKRRIGIVVDEYGDVEGLVTLEDILEEIVGEFTTDVSEDEEIHQQDDGSHVIEGTANIREINKMLGWQLPTDGPKTLNGLILEHLEAFPEGPACLQIGNTRMEILEIRDNLITSARCWQKLRLARRT is encoded by the coding sequence TTGAGCGACGACTTCCCCCTGGGGTTACTGTTCGGCCTGCTAGCCATTTTGATATTGCTGTCTGCCTTTTTCTCCAGCTCTGAAACAGGCATGATGTCGATAAACCGCTATCGACTAAGCCATCAAGCTAACAGCGGTGATCGCCGCGCAAAGCGTGTCATGCGTTTATTAACGCGCCCTGATAGACTGATTGGCGTTATTTTAATTGGCAATAACTTCGTCAATAACTTAGCCGCCTCGATTGCTACCATCATTGCCATTCACTTCTTTGGTGACGTCTCTGGCCCAGCTATTTCAACGGCGCTACTGACGATTACAATCCTTATTTTTGCCGAAGTCACACCGAAAACCTACGCAGCCATCAAGCCTGAGCGGATCGCTTACCCTACTTCTTTGGGGCTCGAGCCACTGCTCAAACTACTTTACCCATTGGTATGGCTAGTCAACGTCATCTCAAATGGCCTATTACGCCTAATGGGCGTTAAAAGTGTTGAGAACGGTGGCGACAGCTTAACCCGCGATGAACTGCGCACTGTCGTTCACGAAGCAGGCACGCTAATTCCCTACCGACACCGCGCTATGCTGCTGTCGATCCTTGATCTTGAGAATGTCACGGTTAACGACATCATGGTGCCGCGACACGAAGTTCTTGGCATCGATCTTGACGACACGTTAGAAGATATTCTGACCCAGATTCGCACCAGTCAACATACCCGCTTACCGGTCTATAAAGGCGATATCAACAATATTATTGGCATGTTGCATCTACGCAATGCAGCGCGCTTTTTATCGCGTAGCGAAGTCACCAAAGCAGCGATTGTTCAAGAAGCACGGGAGCCATATTTCATTCCCGAGTCCACACCACTACATACACAGCTGCTGAACTTCCAAAAGCAGAAGCGGCGCATTGGTATTGTGGTGGATGAGTACGGCGACGTAGAAGGCTTGGTAACCTTAGAAGATATTCTTGAGGAGATTGTCGGGGAGTTCACCACCGACGTCTCGGAAGATGAAGAAATTCATCAGCAAGATGATGGCAGCCATGTCATTGAGGGCACTGCCAATATTCGTGAAATTAACAAAATGCTGGGCTGGCAATTGCCCACTGACGGCCCCAAGACCCTGAATGGCTTAATCCTCGAGCACTTAGAGGCGTTTCCGGAAGGGCCTGCTTGCTTGCAGATTGGTAATACGCGGATGGAAATTTTAGAAATCCGTGACAACCTGATCACCTCGGCACGTTGCTGGCAAAAACTTCGCCTTGCACGCCGAACGTAG
- a CDS encoding cytochrome C assembly family protein, whose protein sequence is MQALPFATIAFILYVAAAIWQGMTLFRRVPPRQGMVRLLGALGLLLHIPVVVELVSSAPGLLPGFTTSATLLMAVAVNVVLVASLFKPVLNAGIVLFPLAGIALIFATWLPSQGSQSGLTPGILLHAVSSALAFAVLAIAAIQAVLVGLQNQALRHHHIRGIVQSLPPLTTMERVLFELVWSGIILLTLSIISGLIFLDNMFAQHLVHKTVLSLGAWIIFTTLLVGRYRFGWRGMRAVRWTLGGCILLLLAYFGSKFVLEILLNR, encoded by the coding sequence ATGCAGGCGCTCCCTTTCGCCACGATCGCTTTTATACTCTATGTCGCCGCTGCCATCTGGCAGGGCATGACTTTATTTCGCCGCGTACCACCACGTCAGGGCATGGTACGCTTACTCGGTGCACTTGGGCTTTTACTGCATATCCCAGTGGTTGTGGAGCTTGTTAGCTCAGCCCCAGGGCTGCTACCTGGTTTCACTACCAGCGCAACGCTGCTGATGGCAGTGGCCGTCAACGTTGTGCTCGTCGCCAGTCTGTTTAAGCCGGTGCTTAATGCTGGCATCGTGCTATTCCCTCTCGCGGGTATCGCGCTTATTTTTGCTACCTGGTTACCGAGCCAGGGGAGTCAAAGCGGCTTAACGCCTGGCATTTTACTGCATGCCGTCAGCTCTGCGCTGGCGTTTGCCGTCTTGGCGATTGCAGCGATTCAAGCGGTTCTTGTTGGCCTGCAGAACCAAGCTCTGCGCCATCACCATATTCGTGGCATTGTGCAATCACTACCACCACTCACCACCATGGAAAGAGTGCTGTTTGAACTGGTATGGTCGGGCATTATATTGCTGACACTTTCGATCATCAGCGGGCTGATCTTTCTCGACAATATGTTCGCGCAGCATTTGGTGCATAAAACGGTACTTTCGCTGGGAGCGTGGATTATTTTCACCACACTTTTAGTGGGTCGATATCGTTTTGGCTGGCGTGGCATGCGCGCTGTGCGCTGGACGCTTGGCGGGTGCATACTGCTACTGCTGGCTTACTTTGGCAGCAAGTTTGTACTGGAAATCTTGCTCAATCGCTAA
- the ffh gene encoding signal recognition particle protein, translated as MFQNLSERLSQTLKSIKGQARLTDDNIKDTLREVRKALLEADVALPVVKAFIERVRERAVGQEVSKSLSPGQQFVKIVQQELEAIMGEANEGLSLKGSPAVVLMAGLQGAGKTTSVAKLARYLREREKKKVLVVSADVYRPAAIDQLETLAKEVQVDFFPSRSDQKPVDIATAAIKHAKIQFHDVVLVDTAGRLAIDEAMMAEIQALHKAISPEETLFVVDAMTGQDAVNTAKAFHDALPLTGVILTKADGDARGGAALSVRHITGKPIKFMGVGEKVDALEPFHPDRVASRILGMGDMLSLIEEAERTVDKDKAAKLASKVKKGDGFDLEDFRDQLQQLKKMGGMGGLLGKLPGMGQMAEMAQGPGPEKELGKLEALINSMTPKERRKPDIINGSRKRRIAAGAGLQVPDLNRLLKQHKQMQKMMKKAGKKGGMQKMMRGMSGMMGGGGPGGPGGAGGMGGMGGPGGLPWR; from the coding sequence ATGTTTCAGAATCTGAGTGAGCGTCTTTCCCAGACGTTGAAGTCGATCAAAGGCCAAGCGCGGCTAACTGACGACAATATCAAAGACACCCTGCGCGAAGTGCGTAAAGCACTGTTAGAGGCAGATGTCGCCTTGCCGGTGGTGAAGGCATTTATTGAGCGTGTTCGTGAACGTGCTGTTGGCCAGGAAGTCTCGAAGAGCCTTTCGCCAGGCCAGCAATTCGTTAAAATCGTCCAGCAAGAGCTGGAAGCGATTATGGGCGAAGCCAATGAAGGCTTATCCCTAAAAGGCTCACCTGCGGTCGTGTTGATGGCAGGCCTGCAAGGGGCGGGTAAAACCACCTCTGTTGCTAAACTGGCGCGTTATCTGCGTGAACGCGAAAAGAAAAAAGTGCTGGTGGTCTCCGCCGACGTTTATCGTCCAGCGGCGATTGATCAGCTAGAGACGCTGGCAAAAGAAGTTCAGGTGGATTTCTTTCCGTCTCGTTCCGATCAGAAGCCAGTGGATATTGCCACAGCGGCAATCAAACACGCCAAAATTCAATTCCATGATGTCGTATTAGTCGATACCGCCGGGCGGCTGGCCATCGACGAAGCGATGATGGCCGAAATCCAGGCGCTGCATAAAGCAATTTCACCGGAAGAAACGCTGTTTGTGGTCGATGCCATGACCGGCCAGGATGCGGTGAATACGGCGAAAGCATTTCACGATGCACTGCCGCTGACCGGGGTGATTCTCACCAAGGCTGACGGTGATGCCCGTGGTGGTGCGGCGCTTTCGGTACGCCATATCACTGGTAAGCCTATTAAGTTCATGGGGGTTGGTGAGAAAGTCGATGCCCTTGAACCTTTCCATCCGGATCGTGTGGCATCACGGATTCTGGGTATGGGCGACATGCTGTCGCTGATCGAAGAAGCCGAGCGCACGGTGGATAAAGACAAAGCCGCTAAGCTGGCCAGTAAGGTCAAGAAGGGCGATGGCTTTGATCTGGAAGATTTTCGTGATCAGTTACAGCAGCTCAAGAAAATGGGTGGCATGGGTGGCCTTCTTGGCAAGCTACCAGGCATGGGGCAAATGGCTGAAATGGCACAAGGCCCTGGTCCGGAAAAAGAGCTTGGCAAGCTGGAAGCGTTGATTAACTCAATGACACCCAAAGAGCGCCGCAAGCCCGATATTATCAATGGCTCGCGCAAGCGCCGTATTGCAGCGGGGGCTGGCCTGCAAGTACCTGACCTGAATCGCCTGCTAAAACAGCATAAGCAGATGCAGAAAATGATGAAAAAAGCAGGCAAAAAAGGCGGGATGCAGAAAATGATGCGCGGCATGTCTGGCATGATGGGCGGCGGCGGGCCGGGTGGTCCTGGCGGCGCCGGTGGCATGGGCGGTATGGGTGGCCCCGGCGGTCTTCCCTGGCGTTAA
- the rpsP gene encoding 30S ribosomal protein S16, with protein MVTIRLARGGAKKRPFYHLTVTDSRNARDGRFIERIGFFNPVARGQEERLRVDLERVTHWQSQGAQLSGRVAELVKEARKQA; from the coding sequence ATGGTTACCATTCGTTTGGCACGTGGTGGCGCCAAAAAGCGTCCCTTTTATCACCTGACTGTTACTGATTCGCGCAACGCCCGTGACGGCCGTTTCATCGAGCGTATCGGCTTCTTCAACCCGGTTGCCCGTGGTCAAGAAGAGCGTCTGCGCGTTGATCTTGAGCGTGTTACTCACTGGCAGAGCCAAGGCGCCCAGCTGTCTGGTCGTGTTGCTGAGCTGGTTAAAGAAGCGCGCAAACAGGCTTAA
- the rimM gene encoding ribosome maturation factor RimM (Essential for efficient processing of 16S rRNA), with translation MTRFETSHTDDAHVVLGKLTSPHGIKGWLKVYSYTNPIDSIMEYPEWWVRRGESLTRMTVIQGRRQGKGLVVQLKGVDDRTAAEALAQTDILMPKEALPTLSDDEYYWHELEGLTVFTQSGERLGQVSYLFETGANDVMVVRGDNDAIDKRERLLPFLPDDVIVEISLEDGRMVVNWDPEF, from the coding sequence ATGACGCGTTTTGAAACTAGCCATACAGACGACGCACATGTGGTGCTTGGTAAGTTAACTAGCCCTCACGGGATTAAAGGTTGGCTTAAGGTCTACTCCTATACCAATCCCATAGACAGCATCATGGAATACCCAGAATGGTGGGTGCGCCGAGGGGAATCCCTTACGCGTATGACCGTGATTCAGGGGCGTCGGCAAGGCAAGGGTCTTGTGGTGCAGCTAAAAGGTGTTGATGACCGAACGGCAGCCGAAGCGCTGGCGCAAACGGACATTCTGATGCCGAAAGAAGCACTGCCTACGCTTTCCGATGATGAGTATTACTGGCATGAGCTTGAAGGTTTAACTGTCTTCACTCAGTCAGGCGAGCGGTTAGGGCAGGTCAGTTACCTGTTTGAAACCGGCGCAAACGATGTCATGGTGGTGCGCGGTGATAACGACGCAATCGATAAGCGTGAGCGGCTGTTACCTTTCTTACCCGATGATGTAATTGTTGAAATCAGCCTCGAAGATGGCCGCATGGTCGTGAACTGGGATCCTGAGTTTTGA
- the trmD gene encoding tRNA (guanosine(37)-N1)-methyltransferase TrmD yields the protein MWIGVVSLFPEMFDAITQQGVVGRAVEKQRIALEFWNPRDYATDRHRSVDDRPYGGGPGMLMKVDTLRAAIFDARQRAEQATGQSPTVIYLSPQGRKLDQQGVQALASAGPLVVVAGRYEGIDERVVESDIDEEWSIGDYVLSGGELPAMVLIDAAARLVPGVLGHQDSAIEDSFNDGLLDCPHYTRPETIDGRQVPDVLLSGNHAAIKRWRLKQSLGRTWQRRPDLLAGRTLDAEQQRLLDEFIEEHALSTK from the coding sequence ATGTGGATTGGCGTGGTATCGCTGTTTCCAGAGATGTTCGATGCGATTACCCAACAAGGTGTGGTCGGTCGAGCGGTAGAGAAACAGCGCATTGCCCTGGAGTTTTGGAATCCGCGCGATTACGCCACAGACCGCCACCGCAGTGTGGACGATCGCCCTTACGGCGGCGGCCCCGGCATGCTGATGAAGGTAGACACCCTGCGTGCTGCTATCTTTGATGCTCGGCAGCGAGCAGAGCAAGCGACGGGACAATCGCCAACAGTGATCTATCTCTCGCCCCAGGGGCGTAAGCTGGATCAGCAGGGAGTTCAAGCCCTCGCCTCAGCTGGCCCTCTCGTAGTGGTCGCTGGGCGCTATGAAGGCATTGATGAGCGCGTGGTGGAAAGTGACATTGATGAAGAATGGTCAATTGGTGACTATGTGCTGAGCGGCGGTGAGTTGCCAGCGATGGTGCTAATTGACGCGGCGGCACGGCTGGTACCCGGTGTGTTGGGCCACCAGGATTCCGCTATCGAAGACTCGTTCAATGATGGCTTGTTAGACTGCCCGCACTATACCCGTCCTGAGACGATCGACGGGCGACAAGTGCCTGATGTGTTGCTAAGCGGTAATCATGCGGCCATCAAGCGCTGGCGGTTAAAGCAGTCGCTAGGCCGTACATGGCAGCGCCGTCCTGATTTATTGGCAGGGCGTACGCTTGATGCCGAGCAGCAGCGGCTTCTAGACGAGTTTATCGAGGAACACGCTCTGTCTACTAAGTGA
- the rplS gene encoding 50S ribosomal protein L19, translated as MSSKNKVIQAIESEQMGKEIPAFAPGDTIVVQVKVKEGTRERLQAFEGVVIGKRNRGLNSAFTVRKISHGVGVERTFQTYSPLVDSIEVKRRGDVRQAKLYYLRERSGKSARIKEKLA; from the coding sequence ATGAGCAGCAAGAACAAGGTGATCCAGGCGATCGAATCCGAGCAAATGGGTAAAGAGATTCCGGCCTTTGCACCGGGCGACACCATTGTCGTTCAGGTTAAAGTAAAGGAAGGTACTCGTGAGCGTCTGCAGGCGTTTGAAGGTGTGGTTATTGGTAAGCGTAACCGTGGCCTGAACTCCGCTTTCACCGTACGTAAAATTTCTCACGGTGTTGGTGTTGAGCGTACTTTCCAGACCTACAGCCCGTTGGTTGACTCTATTGAAGTCAAGCGTCGCGGTGACGTTCGTCAAGCCAAGCTTTACTACCTGCGCGAGCGCAGCGGCAAGTCGGCGCGTATCAAGGAAAAGCTGGCTTAA
- the xerD gene encoding site-specific tyrosine recombinase XerD, which yields MSVIDAYLDALWLEQGASDHTLAAYRHDLAAWQQQLESAGETLLTPSPERFSEWLELRREQGYQLRSNARLLSSLRSFYRWARLYGHIANDPLANVALPRVRPSLPNTLEEEEVERLLLAPDISTSLGVRDRTMLELLYACGLRVSELVGLTGDAVNLRQGVVRVRGKGDKDRLVPMGEEAAGWIEHYVKTARPALMQDPTRPALFPGRADKAMTRQTFWHRIKAHAITAGITRPLSPHTLRHAFATHLLNHGANLRVVQLLLGHSDLSTTQIYTHVAQARLEQLHAEHHPRG from the coding sequence ATGAGCGTGATAGATGCCTATCTAGATGCCTTATGGTTGGAGCAAGGGGCAAGCGACCATACGTTAGCGGCCTATCGGCATGACTTAGCGGCTTGGCAACAGCAGCTCGAAAGCGCGGGGGAAACACTGTTAACACCCTCGCCAGAGCGTTTTAGCGAGTGGTTGGAATTACGTCGAGAGCAGGGGTATCAACTGCGCAGCAATGCACGGCTACTATCGTCGCTGCGCAGCTTTTACCGTTGGGCGCGGCTTTATGGGCATATCGCCAATGACCCATTGGCCAATGTGGCGCTGCCGCGGGTACGCCCTAGCTTGCCGAATACTCTGGAAGAGGAGGAGGTCGAGCGTCTCTTACTCGCCCCCGATATCAGCACCTCGTTAGGGGTTCGCGACCGTACTATGCTTGAGCTGCTATATGCCTGTGGGCTACGCGTGTCAGAGCTGGTTGGGCTAACGGGTGATGCGGTCAATCTTCGCCAGGGGGTTGTTCGTGTCAGGGGAAAAGGTGATAAGGATCGGTTGGTGCCAATGGGTGAGGAAGCTGCCGGGTGGATAGAGCATTATGTGAAGACGGCTCGGCCTGCGCTAATGCAAGATCCTACACGGCCCGCGCTGTTCCCTGGTCGGGCAGATAAAGCCATGACGCGGCAAACGTTTTGGCATCGCATTAAAGCTCACGCTATCACTGCGGGTATTACTCGCCCCTTGTCACCTCACACGTTGCGTCACGCATTTGCGACTCATTTATTGAATCATGGTGCTAATTTGCGGGTCGTACAGCTGTTGTTAGGTCATAGCGACCTATCTACAACGCAAATTTATACGCATGTTGCCCAGGCGCGCCTGGAGCAACTGCATGCCGAACACCATCCGCGAGGTTGA
- a CDS encoding DsbC family protein — protein sequence MPNTIREVEDTMHQRMSLVAKSCVPWLALVGCLLPVVAGADTVPEHLAENLQVNGQSMPVEQVNTTPIDGVYHVILESGESFYSNADGSHFLVGDLYQNADNGLVNLTEQARNQERAAALASMPISERVVFQGVDEPKATVIVFTDPTCPYCERLHEVVPELNERGIAVHYMAFPRAGMGSGAATTLEQVWCSDNRSEAMTQAKQGQTLAASASCDNPVADQYELGKAVGVQGTPAIVLPDGQMVPGFVPPDRLVSMLGLEDE from the coding sequence ATGCCGAACACCATCCGCGAGGTTGAAGATACAATGCATCAACGTATGTCTTTAGTTGCTAAATCCTGTGTTCCCTGGCTGGCGCTGGTGGGCTGCTTACTGCCTGTGGTTGCCGGTGCTGATACCGTGCCCGAACATCTGGCGGAGAATTTACAAGTTAATGGCCAGTCAATGCCGGTGGAGCAGGTAAATACAACGCCGATAGACGGGGTGTATCACGTTATCTTGGAAAGCGGAGAGTCTTTTTATTCCAATGCCGATGGCAGCCACTTTTTGGTAGGGGACCTCTATCAAAACGCGGATAATGGCCTGGTTAACTTAACCGAACAGGCGCGTAACCAGGAAAGAGCCGCGGCACTTGCTTCCATGCCAATAAGCGAGCGAGTGGTTTTTCAGGGCGTCGATGAGCCTAAAGCCACGGTAATCGTATTTACCGATCCAACTTGCCCTTACTGTGAACGTTTGCATGAAGTGGTGCCTGAGCTTAACGAACGGGGCATTGCGGTGCACTATATGGCCTTTCCACGCGCAGGCATGGGAAGTGGAGCCGCGACGACGCTTGAGCAAGTGTGGTGTTCGGATAACCGCAGCGAGGCCATGACACAAGCTAAGCAAGGCCAAACGCTTGCGGCATCGGCAAGCTGTGATAACCCCGTTGCCGATCAGTACGAATTAGGTAAAGCTGTGGGCGTACAGGGGACGCCTGCGATTGTGTTACCAGACGGGCAAATGGTGCCAGGGTTTGTACCCCCCGACCGGCTCGTTAGCATGTTAGGCTTGGAAGACGAATAA
- a CDS encoding homoserine dehydrogenase, which yields MKPVRVGICGLGTVGGGTFNVLTRNADDISRRAGRPIVIEQVAHRSIHPDCDITGINATSDVFEVANNPNVDVLVELIGGYDIARELVLTAIENGKHVVTANKALIAVHGNEIFRAAHKKGVIVAFEAAVAGGIPVIKSLREGLGANRIEWVAGIINGTGNYILTHMRDEGRAFEDVLAEAQALGYAESDPTFDVEGIDAAHKLTILASIAYGVPLQFDKAFTEGISRITAEDVEQADNLGYVIKHLGISKRTDQGLELRVHPTLIPKERLLANVHGVKNAIAVMGDAVGPTLYYGAGAGAEPTASAVVADLLDVARDIATDHHYRVPYLAFCGIDDDASQLPIMPMEDITTAYYLRLLAVDRPGVLARVATILAEQGISIEALIQKEATEGELVPIILLTHRTKEKQMNDAIREIESMADIAGPVTRIRVESLSEGE from the coding sequence TTGAAACCGGTAAGAGTAGGCATTTGTGGGTTAGGTACAGTCGGTGGCGGTACATTTAACGTATTAACACGTAACGCTGATGATATTAGCCGTCGTGCTGGCCGCCCGATTGTGATTGAGCAGGTTGCCCACCGCAGTATTCATCCTGACTGCGATATTACCGGCATTAATGCGACCTCTGACGTGTTCGAGGTGGCGAACAACCCCAACGTGGATGTGTTGGTAGAGCTGATTGGTGGCTACGATATTGCTCGAGAGCTGGTGCTAACGGCCATTGAAAACGGCAAACACGTTGTGACTGCCAACAAGGCGTTGATTGCTGTTCATGGAAATGAGATTTTCCGCGCCGCGCATAAGAAAGGCGTCATAGTCGCCTTTGAGGCGGCTGTGGCGGGCGGTATTCCTGTTATCAAATCGCTGCGTGAAGGCCTAGGTGCTAACCGTATCGAGTGGGTGGCGGGTATCATAAATGGTACCGGCAACTACATCCTGACCCATATGCGTGATGAAGGTCGCGCGTTTGAAGATGTGTTGGCCGAAGCCCAAGCGCTAGGTTATGCAGAGTCTGACCCCACTTTTGACGTGGAAGGTATCGACGCTGCCCATAAATTGACCATTCTGGCGTCAATTGCCTATGGCGTACCGCTGCAGTTTGATAAAGCTTTCACCGAAGGTATCTCTCGCATTACTGCCGAAGATGTCGAGCAGGCCGATAACCTGGGTTACGTGATTAAACACCTGGGCATCTCGAAACGGACTGATCAAGGGTTGGAACTGCGAGTTCACCCGACGTTGATTCCTAAAGAGCGCCTGCTGGCTAATGTGCACGGCGTTAAAAATGCGATTGCGGTGATGGGCGATGCGGTTGGCCCAACACTCTATTACGGCGCTGGTGCTGGCGCTGAGCCGACAGCCTCTGCTGTCGTAGCGGATCTTCTGGATGTTGCCCGTGATATTGCCACGGACCATCACTACCGGGTGCCTTACTTGGCATTTTGCGGCATCGACGACGATGCCAGTCAACTGCCCATTATGCCGATGGAAGATATCACCACGGCGTATTATCTGCGTTTGTTGGCGGTGGATCGCCCGGGTGTGTTGGCGCGTGTTGCCACCATTCTGGCCGAGCAGGGCATCTCTATTGAAGCACTTATCCAGAAAGAGGCTACCGAAGGTGAGTTGGTACCGATTATTTTGCTGACGCACCGGACAAAAGAGAAACAGATGAACGATGCTATCCGTGAAATCGAGTCCATGGCGGATATTGCTGGGCCGGTTACCCGTATTCGCGTTGAAAGCCTGAGCGAAGGGGAGTAA